A stretch of the Arachis stenosperma cultivar V10309 chromosome 6, arast.V10309.gnm1.PFL2, whole genome shotgun sequence genome encodes the following:
- the LOC130935680 gene encoding uncharacterized protein LOC130935680: MAEDDSDRPLRIMNFVSEDQLVEAKRTRGERVEDGTAQRDRPLYEILKENKDKKDAEFNERFKHRPPKALDEDETEFLDNYETTRREYERKVADAEAEELRNFQAAVAAQSNFVHEIKERAPLPMVQEEKSAGVKKNPSSRPLSMIIKVKPQAKKAKADEKNAEEVSKAETTLENDDSEPQAKKAKIDGANADVSKAETTTENDKPKSSEPAQSLNALVSYSDESDEDL, from the exons ATGGCTGAAGACGACTCCGATCGCCCTCTCAGGATTATGAACTTCGTCTCCGAGGACCAA CTGGTGGAGGCTAAACGAACAAGGGGAGAACGAGTCGAAGATGGAACTGCTCAGAGGGATAGACCTCTCTACGAG attctaaaggagaataAAGATAAGAAGGATGCGGAGTTTAATGAAAGGTTTAAGCACA GACCACCTAAAGCTTTAGATGAAGATGAGACTGAGTTTCTTGATAACTATGAAACA ACTAGGAGGGAATATGAACGGAAAGTAGCAGACGCAGAAGCTGAAGAATTACGTAACTTTCAG GCAGCGGTGGCAGCACAATCCAATTTTGTGCATGAAATTAAGGAAAGAGCCCCTTTACCTATGGTTCAG GAAGAAAAGTCTGCTGGAGTAAAGAAGAATCCGTCCTCGCGTCCATTAAGCATGATTATAAAAGTCAAGCCCCAAGCTAAAAAGGCCAAGGCGGATGAAAAAAATGCTGAAGAAGTTTCAAAAGCAGAAACCACTCTCGAGAATGATGATAGTGAACCCCAAGCTAAAAAGGCCAAGATAGATGGAGCAAATGCTGATGTTTCTAAAGCTGAAACTACTACTGAAAATGATAAGCCTAAGTCTTCAGAGCCAGCACAATCATTAAATGCCCTTGTTTCCTACAGTGACGAAAGTGATGAGGACTTGTAA
- the LOC130936341 gene encoding kinetochore protein NUF2 homolog has product MATSKFEYPRLSRPEIITTLAQLQIANMIEQDFIHPNPDLIFELYTRLLLHLDFLEEENEQLDFEAVSNFDDPELHMESIRAIKLHYRIKEVLAILECPGKFTFTFADLLLPDTQRTEFFIGAIVNFVLYREGKLVEISKIGDEVSALEEQRINLEENEIPQVKSEISNLNEAREKEMAVVQEVDAKVAELRNTIMTLNKNQVSLRTTLKKSKDQAEEMDAKISNAEFTLSQNAQENENLRSKIAQSPDKIQRALEEKKLAREEAMKAERLAMQTFHEKTSLLEVYSKVGKKMSKHHKQMLAIKEQVNSAKSVEKELKALKAKLSDEQVLEKSLESKLAEKQSKVLQMEETKRQVEKECIIMREKSTKYLNGTTSDVEYKKRDIETRRRNVEAVLEEVDATNGKIKSVKESGAAKVELLGHKSEEIIEEFRKYANSIALVVESGPEGVGFDI; this is encoded by the exons ATGGCGACGTCGAAGTTCGAGTACCCAAGGCTTTCAAGACCAGAGATAATCACAACCTTAGCGCAATTGCAGATTGCCAACATGATTGAGCAAGACTTCATCCACCCAAACCCTGACTTGATCTTCGAACTCTATACTCGCCTCCTCCTCCACCTCGACTTTCTTGA GGAAGAGAATGAGCAGCTTGATTTTGAAGCGGTGTCGAATTTCGATGATCCTGAACTTCACATGGAGTCCATCCGCGCTATAAAACTGCACTACAGGATTAAGGAGGTGCTGGCCATACTCGAGTGCCCTGGGAAGTTCACGTTCACGTTCGCTGATCTCCTTTTGCCGGACACTCAGCGCACCGAGTTTTTCATCGGCGCTATTGTCAATTTTGTTCTCTATAG GGAAGGGAAATTGGTTGAGATATCAAAAATTGGAGACGAAGTCAGCGCTCTGGAGGAGCAGCGAATAAATTTGGAGGAGAATGAGATTCCTCAG GTGAAATCAGAGATTTCCAACTTAAATGAAGCTAGGGAAAAAGAGATGGCTGTTGTTCAGGAGGTTGATGCAAAGGTTGCGGAACTTCGTAACACTATCATGACCCTTAATAAAAATCAGGTGTCACTGAGGACTACTTTAAAGAAGTCAAAGGACCAGGCAGAAGAAATGGATGCGAAG ATTTCTAATGCTGAATTTACACTGTCACAAAATGCTCAAGAAAATGAGAATCTACGTTCAAAAATTGCCCAATCACCTGACAAAATTCAG AGGGCTTTAGAAGAGAAGAAATTAGCTCGAGAAGAGGCAATGAAAGCTGAAAGGTTGGCAATGCAAACTTTCCATGAGAAGACTTCTCTCCTTGAAGTTTATTCAAAG GTTGGCAAGAAAATGTCAAAGCACCACAAGCAAATGCTGGCTATAAAGGAACAG GTAAATTCTGCTAAATCGGTTGAAAAGGAGCTTAAAGCTTTGAAAGCTAAACTTAGCGATGAACAAGTATTGGAGAAGTCCCTCGAGTCCAAATTGGCTGAAAAACAAAGTAAAG TTTTGCAGATGGAAGAAACGAAAAGGCAGGTAGAGAAAGAGTGCATTATTATGCGGgaaaaatcaacaaaataccTAAATGGTACAACATCCGATGTGGAATATAAGAAACGTGATATTGAAACAAGACGGAGAAATGTTGAGGCCGTGTTAGAAGAG GTGGATGCTACAAATGGTAAAATAAAGTCAGTAAAGGAATCTGGAGCTGCTAAAGTGGAACTGTTAGGTCACAAGTCTGAAGAGATAATCGAAGAG TTTCGAAAGTATGCAAACTCGATTGCACTTGTGGTTGAATCTGGGCCAGAAGGCGTTGGTTTTGATATTTAA
- the LOC130936195 gene encoding ABC transporter B family member 21-like, giving the protein MIVGTIAAIGNGMGRPLMALIFGQMANVFADNLYSEDIVNQVSKISLKFVYLAIGIGVAAFLQVVCWVVTGERQAARIRGLYLKTILRQDIAFFDKETNTGEVIGRMSGDTVLIQDAMGEKVGKFVQLIATFVGGYVISFVRGWLLTLVLLSALPILAIAGAALAITIEKMATIGQNAYAKAAHVVEQTIGSIRTVASFTGEKQAVSSYEKRLEDAYKSGVSEGIAAGMGFGVVTCVIFCGYALAVWYGSKMIMEKGYNGGMVVNVMVAALSASMSLGEASPCLSAFASGKAAAYKMFQTIERKPEIDAYDPTGKTLEDIHGDIELRDVYFSYPARPEELIFNGFSLHIPSGTTAALVGQSGSGKSTVISLIERFYDPQAGEVLIDGINIREFQVRWIRGKVGLVSQEPVLFASSIKDNIAYGKEGATIEEIKVATELANAANFIDKLPKGLETMVGEHGTQLSGGQKQRIAIARAILKDPRILLLDEATSALDAESERIVQEALDRIMINRTTVIVAHRLSTVRNADMIAVIHRGKMVEKGTHVELVKDPEGAYSQLIRLQEVREEDSLKNADNQNKSELSKSKRWSFQRSESSIGSSSRHSTSFGIPTGANILDPKVETPREEDVPSQEVPLWWLFSLNKPEIPVLLMGSIAATANGAIWPVFGLLLSSAIKTFYEPFNELKKDSRFWALMFVTLGLASLIALIARGYFFSVAGHKLIQRIRLLCFEKVINMEVSWFDEADHSSGTIGSRLSTDATSVRALVGDALGLLVQNIATACTGLIIAFIASWQLALIIVVIAPLVGLNGYVQMKFLKGFSSDAKEASQVANDAVGSIRTVASFCAEEKVMEFYKKKCEGPRKTGIRQGLISGIGFGVSFFLLYCVYATCFYAGARFVKDGKASFSDVLRVFFALTMAANAISQSSSLAPDSSKAKSAAASIFGLLDMKSKIDPSDESGTTLDNVNGEIKFRHVGFKYPSRPDIQIFRDLSLTIHSGKTVALVGESGSGKSTVIALLQRFYDPDFGQITLDGIEIQKLQLKWLRQQIGLVGQEPVLLNDTIRANIAYGKGGNATEAEIIQVAELANAHGFISALQQGYDTVVGERGIQLSGGQKQRVAIARAIIKSPKILLLDEATSALDAESERAVQDALDKVIVNRSTVVVAHRLSTIKNADVIAVVKDGVIVEKGRHETLISMEDGFYASLVQLHYSASTA; this is encoded by the exons ATGATTGTTGGGACCATTGCCGCCATTGGAAATGGTATGGGAAGGCCTCTCATGGCATTAATCTTTGGCCAAATGGCAAACGTCTTCGCTGATAACCTGTACAGTGAAGATATTGTCAACCAAgtttctaag ATCAGTCTGAAATTTGTGTACTTGGCAATAGGCATAGGTGTTGCAGCATTCCTTC AGGTGGTATGTTGGGTGGTGACAGGGGAAAGACAAGCTGCAAGAATAAGGGGTTTGTACTTAAAGACTATTCTAAGACAAGATATTGCTTTCTTTGATAAAGAGACAAACACTGGTGAGGTCATAGGTAGAATGTCAGGTGACACAGTCCTTATTCAAGATGCCATGGGTGAGAAG GTTGGGAAATTTGTGCAGTTAATTGCAACATTTGTTGGAGGGTATGTGATATCATTTGTCAGAGGGTGGCTTCTAACTCTTGTCTTGTTGTCTGCTCTTCCAATTCTCGCTATAGCTGGCGCAGCTTTGGCCATCACCATAGAAAAGATGGCAACCATAGGTCAAAATGCTTATGCAAAAGCAGCACATGTAGTTGAACAGACAATAGGTTCTATAAGAACA GTTGCATCCTTCACTGGGGAAAAGCAAGCAGTATCTAGTTATGAAAAACGTCTTGAAGATGCATACAAATCAGGAGTTAGCGAAGGCATAGCAGCTGGAATGGGTTTTGGTGTTGTTACCTGTGTCATTTTTTGCGGTTATGCTTTGGCTGTATGGTATGGTTCAAAGATGATAATGGAAAAAGGATATAATGGGGGTATGGTGGTCAATGTCATGGTTGCTGCATTAAGTGCTTCCAT gtctCTTGGGGAAGCAAGTCCTTGCTTAAGTGCTTTTGCTTCGGGTAAAGCAGCAGCCTATAAAATGTTTCAAACAATTGAGAGAAAGCCTGAGATTGATGCTTATGATCCTACTGGAAAAACATTGGAAGATATTCATGGCGATATAGAATTGAGGGATGTCTATTTCAGTTATCCGGCCAGACCCGAGGAGCTGATATTCAACGGATTCTCTCTGCATATTCCAAGTGGCACAACTGCGGCTTTAGTAGGACAAAGTGGAAGTGGGAAGTCCACAGTTATCAGTTTGATAGAAAGATTCTATGATCCACAGGCAGGTGAAGTTCTTATTGATGGCATTAACATTAGAGAATTTCAGGTTAGATGGATAAGAGGAAAAGTTGGCCTTGTCAGCCAGGAGCCAGTGTTGTTTGCATCTAGCATCAAGGATAACATTGCTTATGGAAAGGAGGGAGCAACAATTGAAGAGATTAAAGTTGCCACTGAACTTGCAAATGCTGCTAATTTCATTGATAAACTGCCAAAG GGATTGGAAACAATGGTTGGTGAGCATGGAACACAACTATCTGGTGGACAGAAGCAACGCATTGCCATTGCAAGAGCTATCCTAAAAGATCCAAGGATTTTGCTTCTAGATGAAGCCACAAGTGCACTTGATGCAGAATCTGAAAGAATAGTTCAAGAGGCCCTAGACAGGATCATGATCAACAGAACTACTGTTATTGTAGCTCATCGCCTAAGCACCGTGAGGAATGCAGACATGATTGCTGTAATTCATAGAGGGAAAATGGTTGAAAAAG GAACACATGTTGAATTAGTCAAGGACCCCGAAGGAGCTTACTCTCAGCTAATACGTTTGCAAGAGGTAAGAGAGGAGGATTCATTAAAGAATGCAGACAATCAAAACAAGTCTGAACTCTCAAAAAGTAAAAGGTGGTCATTTCAAAGATCAGAATCATCTATTGGTAGCAGTAGCCGCCACTCGACTTCCTTCGGCATACCTACAGGAGCTAATATCCTTGATCCTAAAGTTGAAACTCCAAGAGAAGAGGATGTACCATCACAAGAGGTTCCACTATGGTGGCTTTTTTCCCTTAACAAACCAGAGATTCCAGTGCTTCTTATGGGATCTATAGCTGCCACAGCAAATGGTGCTATATGGCCAGTGTTTGGTTTGTTGCTTTCTAGTGCCATCAAAACATTTTATGAACCATTCAATGAGTTAAAAAAGGACTCAAGGTTTTGGGCACTAATGTTTGTGACCCTTGGACTTGCATCTTTAATTGCTCTTATAGCAAGAGGATACTTTTTCTCTGTGGCTGGCCATAAGCTAATCCAGCGCATTAGGTTGCTATGTTTTGAGAAGGTGATCAACATGGAGGTTTCATGGTTTGATGAGGCTGATCATTCGAGTGGCACAATCGGTTCAAGGCTCTCGACGGATGCTACATCTGTTCGTGCCCTTGTTGGGGATGCATTAGGACTACTAGTTCAAAATATTGCAACAGCATGTACAGGCTTGATCATTGCTTTCATTGCAAGCTGGCAATTGGCGTTGATCATTGTTGTCATAGCCCCTCTTGTTGGATTGAATGGATATGTTCAAATGAAGTTCTTGAAAGGCTTCAGTTCAGATGCAAAG GAAGCGAGCCAGGTTGCTAACGATGCAGTTGGAAGCATAAGAACAGTGGCATCTTTCTGCGCTGAAGAGAAAGTTATGGAATTCTATAAGAAGAAATGTGAAGGTCCAAGGAAAACAGGAATAAGGCAAGGCTTGATCAGTGGAATAGGATTCGGGGtttcattttttcttctctATTGTGTCTATGCAACCTGTTTCTATGCTGGAGCTAGATTTGTGAAGGATGGCAAGGCATCATTCTCAGATGTTTTAAGG GTTTTCTTTGCTTTAACTATGGCAGCTAACGCAATTTCCCAATCAAGCTCACTTGCACCTGATTCTAGCAAAGCCAAGTCAGCTGCTGCTTCCATATTTGGACTTCTTGATATGAAGTCAAAGATAGATCCAAGTGATGAGTCTGGGACAACACTGGATAATGTAAATGGTGAAATTAAGTTTCGCCATGTAGGCTTTAAGTATCCATCTAGACCGGATATACAGATTTTTCGAGACCTAAGTTTGACCATCCATTCTGGCAAA ACAGTGGCCCTTGTTGGTGAGAGTGGAAGCGGGAAATCCACAGTGATTGCTTTGTTACAAAGATTCTATGATCCGGATTTTGGTCAAATCACACTTGATGGGATAGAAATTCAGAAATTGCAGCTCAAGTGGTTGAGGCAGCAGATAGGGCTTGTAGGTCAAGAGCCAGTATTATTGAATGACACCATTCGTGCCAACATTGCATATGGTAAAGGAGGCAATGCAACTGAAGCAGAAATCATACAAGTAGCAGAACTGGCCAATGCTCATGGCTTTATTAGTGCCTTACAACAG GGTTATGATACTGTGGTGGGAGAGAGGGGAATACAGTTATCTGGTGGGCAGAAGCAACGTGTAGCCATTGCACGTGCTATAATAAAGAGTCCAAAGATATTGCTACTTGATGAGGCCACAAGTGCATTGGATGCAGAGTCGGAGAGAGCTGTTCAAGATGCATTAGACAAAGTGATTGTGAATAGAAGCACTGTGGTTGTGGCACATCGTCTATCCACAATTAAAAATGCAGATGTCATTGCTGTAGTTAAAGATGGAGTTATTGTGGAAAAAGGAAGGCATGAGACCCTCATTAGCATGGAGGATGGTTTTTATGCTTCCTTGGTCCAACTTCATTATAGTGCGTCAACAGCATGA